A single genomic interval of Ischnura elegans chromosome 3, ioIscEleg1.1, whole genome shotgun sequence harbors:
- the LOC124155604 gene encoding cytochrome P450 6a8-like has protein sequence MIIGLATLLWLSISAAILFILFYIICTWNYGYWKKRGVPSVEPSFPWGNIGSLMTQKKSTMDMFIDLYKRFEGLPFGGYISVWEPTFLVRDPGLVKQIMVKDFSHFHDRGVIVDEKYDPLSAHLFNLSGKRWHFLRTKLSPTFTSGKMQYMFPLVKKCAEDFREAIADQIKKNGNEIEMKDMNARYTTDVIGTTAFGVEVGSLAKPDAEMRVIGRKIFELSPWQAFKNFLFFLSPKAGSKLNIKITDSFVEKYFIKLVSETIEYRQTNNIRRNDFLQLLMNLKSSNGNENGGKPDNADKELDVNQLCAQAFVFFIAGFETSATTMTFCLFELARNPEIQEKLAEEVDRIMEKHNGELTYESLAEMQYMDRVIAETLRIYPAVPVLFRECTKQYVIKRDEYLHSSPKNGTENCEDIVIEEGMKVLIPIVGMHMDPNYFPDPEKFDPDRFTEEVKSQRPHFAYLPFGEGPRICIGMRFGNMQAKSGLAALLSHFVIKPSKKSVGPLVLDPKSFVPAVKEGIYLEFYPRKKEN, from the exons ATGATCATCGGCTTGGCCACACTCCTGTGGCTGTCCATTTCGGCAGCAATACTTTTCatacttttttacatcatatgCACGTGGAACTATGGATATTGGAAGAAAAGAGGAGTTCCTTCCGTGGAGCCCTCATTCCCATGGGGGAACATCGGGTCATTGATGACGCAGAAGAAATCCACAATGGACATGTTCATTGACCTGTACAAACGTTTCGAGGGGCTCCCGTTTGGAGGTTATATCAGCGTGTGGGAGCCCACGTTCCTCGTCAGAGACCCTGGATTGGTCAAGCAAATAATGGTCAAAGACTTCTCTCATTTCCACGATCGCGGCGTCATTGTCGACGAGAAATATGACCCATTGAGTGCTCACTTGTTCAATCTTTCTGGGAAACGATGGCACTTTTTGAGGACTAAGCTTTCGCCAACTTTCACCTCGGGCAAGATGCAATATATGTTTCCTCTGGTTAAAAAGTGCGCAGAAGACTTCCGCGAAGCG attgCTGATCAGATAAAGAAGAATGGgaatgaaatagaaatgaaagacatGAACGCCCGCTACACGACCGACGTCATCGGGACAACAGCTTTCGGTGTCGAGGTTGGATCTTTGGCTAAACCAGATGCGGAAATGCGTGTGATTGGCCGCAAAATATTTGAATTGTCCCCTTGGCAagcttttaaaaactttttattctttttgtccCCTAAAGCTGGTAGcaaattaaatatcaaaataacggattcttttgttgaaaaatatttcattaaacttGTGTCCGAGACAATTGAGTACCGCCAGACAAACAACATAAGGAGGAATGACTTCTTGCAGCTTTTGATGAACCTGAAGAGCAGTAATGGAAACGAAAACGGTGGAAAGCCAGACAATGCCGAta AGGAACTGGATGTGAACCAGCTCTGTGCCCAAGCCTTCGTCTTTTTCATCGCAGGCTTTGAAACCTCAGCGACGACGATGACTTTTTGCCTTTTTGAATTGGCTCGGAATCctgaaattcaggaaaaattgGCTGAAGAAGTAGATCGTATTATGGAGAAGCATAATGGGGAGCTAACGTACGAAAGCCTCGCTGAAATGCAGTACATGGATAGAGTGATAGCTG AAACGTTAAGGATTTATCCTGCAGTTCCAGTCCTATTCCGGGAGTGTACGAAGCAGTACGTTATCAAAAGGGATGAGTACTTACATTCCTCGCCGAAAAATGGTACAGAAAATTGTGAAGATATAGTGATCGAAGAAGGAATGAAGGTTTTAATTCCAATTGTTGGAATGCATATGGATCCAAATTATTTCCCTGATCCTGAAAAGTTCGATCCCGATAGATTTACCGAGGAAGTGAAGAGTCAGAGGCCCCATTTCGCGTACCTGCCTTTTGGAGAAGGTCCAAGAATATGCATAG GAATGCGGTTTGGAAATATGCAGGCCAAATCGGGATTAGCAGCGCTGTTATCTCACTTTGTGATAAAGCCTAGCAAAAAGAGCGTGGGCCCTTTGGTTCTAGATCCAAAATCATTCGTTCCAGCCGTTAAAGAGGGTATTTACTTGGAATTCTACCCtcgaaagaaagaaaattaa